One Euphorbia lathyris chromosome 1, ddEupLath1.1, whole genome shotgun sequence DNA segment encodes these proteins:
- the LOC136233436 gene encoding cytochrome P450 71A1-like yields the protein MESVIFAQKWWQQYYPFIFSVFLLLLSLVFLIKFTKKKKQTLPSPPKLPLIGNLHQIGILPHRSLHALSSKYGPLMLLHFGQAPTLVVSSVKLAQDILKNHDVTFAGRPRTRAMDSIFYGCTDIAFSPYGEYWRQVKKIAVLELLSQKRVQSYQFVREELVTDMLEKVRVSSGEGVTVDLSDMFLSLSNNMICRTALGRIYEREGGDKSFGVLIKKTVELMGTFCFKDMIPSLGWVDYLNGFVSTLKNNCDALHDFLGQVIDEHKAMNSQNDKPDDQKDVVDILLHLQKEGLIGIDLSKENLIAILVDMFVGGTDTTAATMEWTMAEIIKNPSVMRKAQEEVRRIVGKKSKVTEADVNQMVYLKSIMKETLRLHAPAMIFRETSAACKLDGYEIPANTRVFINAFTIQRDPEIWKNPEEFNPDRFSDSPVDFRGQHTQFIPFGGGRRICPGLAFAVVEAELVLANLLYWFDWKVPNGGNVEDLDMDELYALIVRKKTPLVLVPVHHSIS from the exons ATGGAATCAGTAATCTTTGCCCAAAAATGGTGGCAACAATATTATCCCTttattttttctgttttccTCCTTTTACTCTCTTTAGTGTTTCTGATCAAATTCACCAAAAAGAAGAAACAAACATTGCCTTCTCCACCAAAGCTACCTCTGATCGGAAACCTCCACCAAATAGGCATCCTTCCTCACCGTTCTCTCCATGCTCTTTCCTCCAAATACGGCCCTTTAATGCTCCTCCATTTCGGCCAAGCACCGACCCTCGTTGTTTCGTCGGTAAAACTCGCTCAAGATATCTTGAAAAATCATGATGTTACATTTGCAGGCAGGCCCAGAACAAGAGCCATGGATTCAATTTTCTATGGCTGCACAGACATTGCATTTAGTCCATACGGAGAGTACTGGAGACAAGTCAAAAAAATTGCTGTACTCGAACTTCTGAGCCAGAAAAGAGTTCAGTCATATCAATTTGTGAGGGAAGAATTAGTGACAGATATGTTGGAGAAAGTACGAGTTTCGAGTGGTGAAGGTGTCACTGTTGATCTTAGTGACATGTTTCTTTCTCTTTCGAATAACATGATTTGCAGAACAGCTCTTGGGAGAATCTATGAAAGGGAAGGAGGTGATAAAAGTTTCGGAGTTTTGATTAAGAAGACTGTTGAACTTATGGGAACATTTTGCTTCAAAGATATGATTCCATCTCTTGGATGGGTTGATTATCTAAATGGCTTTGTTTCTACTTTGAAAAATAATTGTGATGCTTTGCATGATTTCCTTGGCCAAGTCATTGATGAACATAAAGCTATGAATAGTCAGAATGATAAACCTGATGATCAGAAAGATGTTGTTGATATTCTTCTCCATCTCCAAAAGGAAGGCTTGATTGGCATTGATCTCTCCAAAGAAAATCTTATTGCAATTCTGGTT GACATGTTTGTGGGAGGAACAGACACAACAGCAGCAACAATGGAATGGACAATGGCGGAGATAATAAAGAATCCAAGTGTGATGAGGAAAGCACAAGAAGAGGTAAGAAGAATTGTGGGCAAGAAATCAAAAGTGACAGAAGCAGATGTGAATCAGATGGTGTATCTGAAATCAATCATGAAAGAGACCTTAAGATTACATGCACCTGCTATGATTTTCAGAGAAACTTCTGCAGCTTGTAAATTAGATGGATATGAAATTCCAGCAAACACAAGAGTGTTTATCAACGCATTTACAATCCAAAGAGACCCTGAGATATGGAAAAATCCTGAGGAGTTTAATCCTGACAGGTTTTCTGATTCTCCGGTGGATTTTAGGGGACAACATACTCAGTTTATTCCGTTTGGTGGAGGGAGAAGGATATGTCCTGGTTTGGCATTTGCAGTAGTTGAAGCTGAACTTGTGTTGGCTAATTTATTATACTGGTTTGATTGGAAGGTTCCGAATGGAGGAAACGTAGAGGATTTGGATATGGATGAGCTTTATGCTCTTATTGTTCGTAAGAAAACACCTTTGGTTCTTGTTCCAGTTCATCATTCAATCTCTTGA